Proteins from a genomic interval of Streptococcus sp. D7B5:
- a CDS encoding lantibiotic ABC transporter permease has product MIKALLRSEWIKFRSYYLALAAALVVLVVVPFFLMNLDYSQTAVGQTKALSEVLHALYLAQPVIVIFTSLYFAQEFVKSGMRTNFLTVSNRKAWLAGKFLFLAVLLLVFYSVMIGSCFFVMLARFDLDFSWSLLGKFLYYSSFGLFSNLFLAFLTAGLALLFQSWVVPVSVLFPLLIGLSRLLATFIKEAKYLPDLATLNLFEFEGLQHSIDLSGLGIQLFWLALIWSSAIFLTLKRDVR; this is encoded by the coding sequence ATGATAAAAGCTCTGCTTAGAAGTGAATGGATTAAGTTCCGTTCTTACTATCTCGCTCTTGCTGCAGCCTTGGTGGTTCTGGTAGTCGTTCCTTTTTTCCTGATGAATCTTGACTATAGTCAGACAGCAGTTGGTCAGACGAAGGCTCTGAGCGAGGTTTTGCATGCCCTCTATCTGGCGCAGCCTGTCATCGTCATCTTCACTTCTCTCTATTTTGCCCAGGAGTTTGTCAAGTCTGGGATGCGAACGAATTTTCTAACCGTATCAAATAGAAAGGCTTGGTTGGCTGGGAAATTCCTTTTTCTGGCCGTTCTGCTCTTGGTTTTCTACAGTGTCATGATAGGCAGCTGTTTCTTTGTTATGCTGGCTCGATTTGACCTAGACTTTAGCTGGTCCTTACTGGGGAAATTCCTTTATTACAGCTCTTTTGGTCTTTTTAGCAATCTTTTTCTGGCTTTTTTAACTGCCGGCCTCGCTTTGCTCTTTCAATCTTGGGTTGTGCCGGTGTCGGTGCTATTTCCTCTCTTGATTGGTCTTAGCCGTTTATTGGCAACTTTTATCAAAGAAGCAAAGTACCTGCCCGATCTGGCTACGCTAAATCTTTTTGAGTTTGAAGGGCTTCAGCATTCAATAGATCTATCAGGGTTGGGAATACAGCTGTTCTGGCTAGCTTTGATTTGGAGCTCTGCTATATTCTTGACCTTGAAACGAGATGTTC